In a single window of the Metopolophium dirhodum isolate CAU chromosome 2, ASM1992520v1, whole genome shotgun sequence genome:
- the LOC132939408 gene encoding uncharacterized protein LOC132939408 — protein sequence MKKILLVASVVGLCAFTLAVKTEDEKKPESNDGKNQGKRGIFDTGYGYGSGGFGHELTGHDFHHEPQVLSKTIIKEVAQPYPVEVEKHVPYPVKVEVPVDRPYPVHVPKPYPVHVDKPVPYEVKVKVPQPYTVYKHVPYEVKVPVDKPYTVHVPKPYTVYVEKRVPYEVTKHVPYEVKVPVDKPYTVHVPVEKHVPYTVEKHVPYPVKVPVDRPYPVTVEKHVPYPVNKPVPYTVEKAVPYPVKFPVKVEVPVPYEVPHHHEEHSYGGHSFGEHGSHSY from the coding sequence ATGAAGAAGATTTTACTCGTGGCGTCCGTGGTTGGGTTGTGCGCCTTCACTCTGGCAGTGAAAACGGAGGACGAGAAGAAACCAGAGTCCAATGACGGCAAAAACCAAGGCAAGAGAGGCATTTTCGACACCGGTTATGGATACGGCTCCGGTGGTTTCGGCCACGAGCTGACCGGTCATGACTTCCACCACGAACCACAAGTGCTGTCCAAGACCATCATCAAGGAGGTCGCCCAACCGTACCCCGTCGAGGTCGAGAAACACGTACCGTACCCTGTAAAGGTCGAGGTGCCCGTTGACCGCCCTTACCCAGTGCACGTGCCCAAGCCATATCCAGTGCACGTCGACAAGCCCGTCCCGTACGAAGTCAAAGTGAAGGTACCCCAACCGTACACCGTCTACAAACACGTTCCTTATGAAGTCAAGGTACCCGTTGACAAACCGTACACCGTCCACGTTCCCAAACCTTACACCGTTTACGTGGAGAAGCGCGTCCCTTACGAGGTCACCAAGCACGTACCATATGAAGTCAAGGTACCCGTCGACAAGCCGTACACAGTCCACGTTCCCGTCGAGAAGCACGTCCCTTACACCGTCGAAAAGCACGTGCCGTACCCGGTCAAAGTACCAGTGGACCGCCCCTACCCGGTGACAGTTGAGAAGCACGTGCCATATCCCGTCAACAAACCAGTGCCGTACACGGTCGAGAAAGCAGTGCCGTATCCTGTTAAATTTCCCGTCAAAGTCGAAGTACCTGTTCCATACGAAGTACCACATCACCATGAAGAACACTCGTACGGTGGACACTCCTTCGGCGAACACGGAAGCCACAGTTATTAA
- the LOC132938010 gene encoding LOW QUALITY PROTEIN: uncharacterized protein LOC132938010 (The sequence of the model RefSeq protein was modified relative to this genomic sequence to represent the inferred CDS: deleted 2 bases in 2 codons) — translation MKMNRVIFLVCGLCALVAGQNIINKNDVSKRSTHNTDSSQGVQLSQGTTDQGTLDQGKLDQGGYDQSAYGQGVPLEQGTLQNDQATHGNAVAVDQGTLDQSAYGQSVQLIQGSHDQGAYGQSVQLNQITHDQGTYEQAVQINQGTYKQAINVQGSYDLQGTQVQEAHSENTSDGPPKIQYQEVEKEVVQPYPVEVEKHVPYPVKVEVPVDRPYPVHVPKPYPVPVDKPVPYEIKVNVPEPYTVYKQIPYEVKVPVDKPYTVHVPKPYTVLVEKRVPYEVIKHVPYHVGVFVDRPYHVFMPYEKHVPYMVERPIPYPINVPVDRPYQVIVEKHVPYTVHKPVPYVVHKPVPYQVKFPLRIEVPVPYHTAGTQTERPFSYDSWMPYRNEFSGKKPGHYFEKSLNYHGYDHKFFSITMTVIFWRMTYVVGLCAFVAGGVELQTNKTEENATVTPTAAATMTTMTDDGKGHEKRGVFDTGYGYGATSFSNVVSGPHFQHGHEQRVVIAKTIIKEVAQPYPVEVEKRVPYPVKVEVPVDRPYPVHVPKPYPVHVDKPVPYEVKVNVPQPYTVYKHVPYEVKYSVDKPYTIHVPQPYTVYVEKRVPYEVVKHVPYPVKVFVDKPYTVQVPVDKHIPYTVEKPVPYPVKVPVDRPYQVTVEKHVPYPVEKPVPYTVEKRVPYPVKVPVKVEVPVPYEVKGHEQKLFWPTLRKEKVEQQQQQYEPEEQVQHQQYESEEQSQPQQYKSEVQSQAQQYVPVEQSQPQQFKPEVQTQPQQYEHEKQYQPQQYEPEEQSQPQQQYVHEVKPQQPQQQYENEEQSQPQQQYVHELKPQQPQQYENEEQSQPQKQYVYELKPHPQQQYENERQSQPQQQYVHELKLHQQQQYENEEQLQKQDDSAEQAQQSDEHSEQSQQQGEPIIIDNFFNYFLLVISHNYIVYIIVLFLLG, via the exons ATGAAGATGAACAGAGTAATATTTTTGGTGTGTGGATTGTGCGCTTTAGTTGCTGGCCAAAACATAATCAATAAAAACGATGTTAGTAAGAGGAGTACGCACAATACCGACAGTAGCCAAGGAGTACAACTCAGCCAAGGAACGACTGATCAAGGAACACTCGACCAAGGAAAACTTGACCAAGGAGGATACGATCAAAGCGCATACGGACAAGGTGTGCCCCTAGAACAAGGAACGCTGCAAAACGATCAAGCAACACATGGAAATGCAGTAGCAGTAGATCAAGGGACGCTCGACCAAAGCGCATATGGACAATCAGTGCAGCTAATCCAAGGATCGCACGACCAAGGTGCATATGGACAATCAGTTCAACTTAATCAAATAACACACGACCAAGGAACATATGAACAAGCAGTACAGATAAACCAAGGGACATACAAACAAGCTATAAACGTTCAAGGATCGTACGATTTGCAAGGCACTCAAGTCCAAGAGGCACACAGTGAGAATACATCGGACGGGCCCCCGAAAATCCAATACCAGGAGGTCGAAAAGGAGGTGGTCCAACCGTACCCGGTCGAAGTTGAGAAACACGTACCGTACCCGGTAAAGGTCGAGGTGCCCGTCGACCGCCCCTACCCGGTTCACGTGCCCAAGCCGTATCCGGTGCCGGTGGATAAGCCCGTCCCGTATGAAATCAAAGTCAATGTGCCAGAACCGTACactgtctacaagcaaatcccGTATGAAGTCAAGGTACCCGTCGACAAACCGTACACCGTCCACGTGCCCAAACCATACACTGTTTTGGTCGAAAAGCGCGTACCTTACGAAGTCATCAAACACGTACCTTACCACGTCGGTGTGTTCGTCGACAGACCATACCACGTGTTCATGCCCTACGAGAAGCACGTACCGTACATGGTGGAGAGGCCGATTCCATACCCGATCAACGTTCCAGTCGACCGGCCGTACCAGGTGATCGTCGAGAAGCACGTACCATACACCGTGCATAAACCCGTCCCGTACGTCGTGCACAAGCCCGTCCCGTACCAGGTAAAGTTCCCGCTGAGAATCGAAGTCCCGGTACCGTACCATACGGCTGGTACTCAAACGGAAAGGCCCTTTTCGTACGATTCGTGGATGCCGTACCGCAATGAATTCTCTGGTAAAAAACCCGGAcactattttgaaaaaagtttaaactatCATGGTTATgatcataaatttt TTTCCATAACGATGACGGTAATATTCTGGAGAATGACGTACGTCGTCGGGCTGTGCGCATTTGTCGCTGGCGGAGTGGAGTTGCAGACCAACAAGACCGAGGAGAACGCTACGGTGACGCCGACAGCGGCAGCGACGATGACAACAATGACGGACGACGGCAAAGGACACGAAAAGCGAGGCGTCTTTGACACCGGTTACGGTTAT GGGGCCACCAGTTTCAGTAACGTGGTAAGCGGTCCACACTTCCAGCACGGGCACGAGCAGCGAGTGGTCATTGCCAAAACCATCATCAAGGAGGTCGCCCAACCGTACCCTGTCGAAGTTGAGAAACGCGTGCCGTACCCGGTAAAGGTCGAAGTGCCCGTCGACCGCCCTTACCCGGTGCACGTGCCCAAGCCATATCCAGTCCACGTGGACAAGCCCGTCCCGTATGAGGTCAAAGTCAACGTGCCGCAACCGTACACCGTCTACAAGCACGTCCCGTACGAAGTCAAGTACTCGGTAGACAAACCGTACACCATCCACGTGCCCCAACCGTACACCGTTTACGTCGAAAAGCGCGTACCTTATGAAGTCGTCAAACACGTCCCTTATCCCGTCAAGGTGTTCGTGGACAAGCCGTACACTGTGCAGGTGCCCGTTGACAAACACATACCGTACACCGTCGAAAAGCCCGTACCCTATCCAGTCAAAGTACCAGTAGATCGCCCGTACCAGGTAACCGTCGAGAAGCACGTTCCGTATCCCGTCGAAAAACCTGTACCTTATACAGTCGAGAAACGAGTGCCGTATCCGGTCAAAGTTCCTGTCAAAGTTGAAGTCCCAGTGCCTTATGAAGTAAAAGGTCacgaacaaaaattattttggccAACGCTGCGTAAAGAAAAAGTagaacaacagcaacaacagtACGAACCTGAAGAACAAGTGCAACACCAACAGTACGAATCCGAAGAACAATCTCAACCACAACAATATAAATCAGAAGTACAGTCACAAGCACAGCAGTACGTACCTGTAGAACAATCTCAACCACAACAATTTAAACCAGAAGTTCAGACACAACCACAACAATACGAACACGAAAAACAATATCAACCACAACAATACGAACCCGAAGAACAGTCGCAACCACAACAACAGTATGTGCACGAAGTAAAACCACAACAACCACAACAACAATATGAAAATGAAGAACAATCGCAACCACAACAGCAGTATGTGCACGAATTAAAACCACAACAACCACAACAATATGAAAACGAAGAACAGTCGCAACCACAA AAGCAGTATGTATACGAATTAAAACCACATCCACAACAACAGTATGAAAACGAAAGACAGTCGCAACCACAACAGCAGTATGTGCACGAATTAAAActacatcaacaacaacaatatgaAAACGAAGAACAACTACAAAAGCAAGATGATAGCGCTGAACAAGCACAACAGTCTGACGAACACTCAGAACAATCGCAGCAACAAGGCGAACCAATAATTAtcgataacttttttaattattttttactagtcataagtcataactatattgtctatattattgtattgtttttgttaggttag
- the LOC132939405 gene encoding mantle protein-like: MKVILFSACAFALCAYTLAAEESAKKAKSDDNQSKRSVSEFNYGYGGGSEISSGGYGHGGSEFASAGYGHGGSEFASTGYGHGGSEIVSGGYGQGGFGAGHGDYSSGDIGGGYSESYGGHQQSSYHHVPVKTITKNVPQPYPVEVAKPYPYPVKVAVPVDKPYTVEVPKPYAVHVEKPYPVKVPVPHPYPVVKEIHVPYKVPVDRPYPVHVDKPYPVYVEKRVPYPVEKAVHYPVKVPVDRPYPVHVPVEKIVPYPVEKPVHYPVKVPVERPYPVPVVKSIPYPVEKHVPYPVVKEIPYPVKVPVKVEVKVPYPVKTYQPEHHYEHQEHHEEHDYHHGSSGY, translated from the coding sequence ATGAAAGTAATATTGTTTTCAGCGTGCGCATTCGCGCTGTGCGCCTATACCTTGGCCGCAGAAGAGTCGGCCAAGAAAGCAAAATCGGACGACAACCAGTCCAAGAGAAGCGTATCCGAATTCAACTACGGATACGGCGGCGGCTCCGAAATCTCGAGCGGCGGCTACGGACACGGCGGCTCTGAATTCGCAAGCGCCGGCTACGGACATGGTGGCTCTGAATTCGCAAGCACCGGTTACGGACATGGCGGCTCTGAAATCGTGAGCGGCGGCTATGGACAAGGAGGCTTTGGTGCCGGACACGGTGACTATAGTTCAGGAGACATCGGTGGAGGTTACAGTGAATCATACGGTGGCCACCAACAATCATCGTATCACCACGTACCCGTCAAGACCATAACCAAAAATGTACCACAACCGTACCCCGTGGAAGTAGCCAAACCATACCCATACCCGGTCAAAGTGGCCGTTCCCGTTGACAAGCCGTACACCGTGGAAGTACCCAAGCCATACGCCGTGCACGTGGAAAAACCATACCCCGTCAAAGTTCCAGTGCCCCATCCATATCCCGTGGTCAAGGAAATACACGTACCCTACAAAGTGCCGGTAGATCGTCCGTACCCCGTGCACGTAGACAAACCGTATCCGGTGTACGTCGAGAAGCGAGTGCCGTATCCAGTCGAGAAGGCTGTCCACTACCCGGTCAAGGTGCCCGTCGACCGTCCATATCCAGTGCACGTACCAGTTGAGAAGATCGTACCATACCCGGTCGAAAAGCCCGTCCACTACCCGGTTAAGGTTCCCGTCGAACGCCCGTACCCCGTACCAGTGGTGAAGAGTATCCCTTACCCGGTCGAGAAGCATGTGCCGTATCCAGTGGTCAAGGAAATCCCATATCCAGTCAAAGTGCCCGTCAAAGTTGAAGTAAAAGTACCGTACCCAGTCAAGACTTACCAGCCCGAACACCACTACGAACACCAGGAACACCATGAAGAACACGATTACCATCACGGAAGCAGTGGATATTAA
- the LOC132939407 gene encoding zinc finger protein 512B-like, translating to MMRTSPAVCVIVLCCSVFAFGGKLPDEKKTTSDDGKNLDKRGIFDTGYGYEAGDDYQGHGKVLSKTIIKEVAQPYPVEVEKHVPYPVKVEVPVDRPYPVHVPKPYAVHVDKPVPYEVKVKVPQPYTVYKHVPYEVKYPVDKPYTVHVPKPYTVYVEKRVPYEVTKHVPYTVKVYVDKPYTVHVPITKHVPYTVEKPVPYTVKVPVDRPYKVTVEKHVPYPVDKPVPYTVEKPVPYLVKFPVKVEVPVPYKEHENEDKYSSSEALYEEKQPQYGQHEHGNY from the coding sequence ATGATGAGGACTTCACCGGCAGTTTGCGTTATCGTGCTGTGCTGCAGCGTTTTCGCTTTTGGCGGAAAACTGCCAGACGAAAAGAAAACGACGTCCGACGACGGAAAAAACCTTGACAAGAGAGGCATTTTCGACACCGGTTATGGATATGAAGCGGGTGACGACTATCAAGGACATGGCAAAGTATTGTCCAAAACCATCATCAAAGAGGTCGCCCAACCGTATCCAGTCGAAGTCGAGAAACACGTACCGTACCCGGTAAAGGTCGAAGTTCCCGTCGATCGCCCTTACCCAGTGCACGTGCCCAAGCCATATGCGGTCCATGTGGACAAGCCCGTCCCATACGAGGTCAAAGTAAAAGTGCCACAACCATACACCGTCTACAAACACGTTCCATACGAAGTAAAGTACCCGGTTGACAAGCCGTACACCGTCCACGTGCCCAAACCGTACACCGTTTACGTGGAAAAGCGCGTCCCTTACGAGGTCACCAAACATGTCCCTTACACCGTAAAAGTTTACGTCGATAAACCGTACACCGTCCACGTACCAATAACGAAACACGTACCGTACACCGTCGAGAAGCCGGTACCATATACGGTCAAAGTTCCGGTCGACCGCCCTTACAAGGTTACCGTCGAGAAGCACGTGCCGTACCCTGTCGACAAACCCGTACCCTATACCGTCGAGAAACCAGTACCTTACCTGGTCAAATTTCCCGTGAAAGTCGAAGTGCCAGTGCCGTACAAGGAACACGAAAATGAAGACAAATACTCTTCATCAGAGGCCCTATACGAAGAAAAACAACCGCAATACGGTCAACACGAGCACGGCAATTATTGA